A window of Amycolatopsis australiensis contains these coding sequences:
- a CDS encoding alpha-L-fucosidase has translation MSPFSRRTMLGLVTVSGAAAAGLLRGGAASATAGPAAYTPTWSSVDQHPPAAEWFQDAKFGIYFHWGVFSVPAFGNEWYPRTMYIAGSAENDHHKAVYGDPSVWPYHNFINGARDKSGAWVQFAPKLKSAGGNFDPAEWAQLFADAGARFAGPVAEHHDGFSMWNSAANEWNSVAKGPRLDLVRLHADAIRARGLKFMVSLHHAYHFTGYYDHVPAQSDAGLRKLYGQLGSAAENQLWYAKLAEVVDGYRPDLLWQDFNLSHVDESRRLDFLAYYYNRAVAWNKDVVATYKDGFDNRGEVFDFERGGPGDIQNPYWLTDDSISSSSWCYTTGIGYYSMKAMLHALIDRVSKNGTMLLNIAPTADGTIPPGQRTILLGIGDYLARFGESIYATRAWSAYGEGSTQMGGGSFTTPREGTARDIRFTRSKDETVLYATVLGWPGATLDIATLATGRIDLGSLRAVQLLGATAGSFVDLPGRTQDGSGLHIRMPSATAPFSAPAYVVRLAFSGRIPALGSPPVPASWVRIANVTTGLVLDSGGNVASGSVLKQWSYDGSTNLHWQLVDLGTGYHRIVNRTNGMVADSGGRTGNGVSAVQAPWTGSDNQQWRLAALGDGRYQIVNRATGTALDGAGNTTSGSTVVLWAPNSSTNNQWTVTAV, from the coding sequence ATGTCCCCGTTCAGCCGTCGCACCATGCTGGGCCTGGTCACCGTGAGCGGCGCCGCGGCGGCCGGCCTGCTGCGCGGCGGTGCCGCGTCGGCCACCGCCGGCCCGGCCGCGTACACACCCACCTGGTCGTCGGTCGACCAGCACCCGCCCGCGGCGGAGTGGTTCCAGGACGCCAAGTTCGGCATCTACTTCCACTGGGGCGTCTTCAGCGTCCCCGCCTTCGGCAACGAGTGGTACCCGCGCACCATGTACATCGCCGGCTCGGCGGAGAACGACCACCACAAGGCCGTGTACGGCGACCCGTCGGTGTGGCCGTACCACAACTTCATCAACGGGGCGCGCGACAAGTCCGGCGCCTGGGTCCAGTTCGCCCCGAAGCTGAAGTCCGCGGGCGGGAACTTCGACCCCGCCGAGTGGGCGCAGCTGTTCGCCGACGCCGGCGCCCGCTTCGCCGGGCCCGTCGCCGAGCACCACGACGGCTTCTCGATGTGGAACAGCGCGGCCAACGAATGGAACTCCGTCGCCAAGGGTCCGCGGCTGGACCTGGTGCGGCTGCACGCCGACGCGATCCGCGCCCGCGGCCTGAAGTTCATGGTGTCGCTGCACCACGCCTACCACTTCACCGGCTACTACGACCACGTGCCCGCGCAGTCGGACGCGGGCTTGCGCAAGCTGTACGGCCAGCTCGGCTCGGCGGCGGAAAACCAGCTGTGGTACGCCAAGCTCGCCGAGGTCGTCGACGGCTACCGGCCGGACCTGCTGTGGCAGGACTTCAACCTGTCCCACGTCGACGAGTCGCGGCGGCTGGACTTCCTGGCGTACTACTACAACCGGGCGGTCGCGTGGAACAAGGACGTCGTCGCCACCTACAAGGACGGCTTCGACAACCGCGGCGAGGTCTTCGACTTCGAGCGCGGCGGCCCCGGCGACATCCAGAACCCGTACTGGCTGACCGACGACAGCATCTCCAGCTCCAGCTGGTGCTACACGACCGGCATCGGCTACTACTCGATGAAGGCCATGCTGCACGCGCTGATCGACCGCGTCAGCAAGAACGGCACCATGCTGCTGAACATCGCGCCGACGGCCGACGGCACCATCCCTCCGGGACAGCGCACGATCCTGCTCGGCATCGGCGACTACCTGGCCCGCTTCGGCGAGTCGATCTACGCGACCCGCGCCTGGTCGGCCTACGGCGAAGGCTCGACGCAGATGGGCGGCGGCTCCTTCACGACCCCGCGCGAGGGCACCGCCCGCGACATCCGGTTCACCCGTAGCAAGGACGAAACCGTCCTGTACGCCACGGTTCTCGGCTGGCCCGGCGCCACCCTGGACATCGCGACGCTCGCCACGGGCCGGATCGACCTGGGCTCGCTGCGGGCCGTGCAGCTGCTCGGCGCCACCGCCGGGTCGTTCGTCGACCTGCCCGGCCGCACCCAGGACGGCTCCGGGCTGCACATCCGGATGCCTTCGGCGACCGCGCCGTTCAGCGCCCCGGCGTACGTGGTGCGGCTGGCCTTCTCGGGCCGGATCCCGGCCCTCGGGTCTCCTCCGGTGCCGGCGAGCTGGGTGCGGATCGCGAACGTCACCACCGGGCTGGTGCTCGACAGCGGCGGGAACGTCGCGTCCGGCTCGGTGCTCAAGCAGTGGTCCTACGACGGCTCGACCAACCTGCACTGGCAGCTCGTCGACCTCGGCACCGGATACCACCGGATCGTCAACCGCACCAACGGCATGGTCGCCGACAGCGGTGGCCGGACCGGCAACGGCGTCAGCGCCGTGCAGGCGCCGTGGACCGGCAGCGACAACCAGCAATGGCGGCTGGCCGCGCTGGGCGACGGGCGCTACCAGATCGTCAACCGGGCCACCGGAACCGCCCTCGACGGCGCGGGCAACACCACGTCCGGGTCCACCGTCGTCCTGTGGGCGCCCAACAGCAGCACCAACAACCAGTGGACCGTCACGGCCGTCTGA
- a CDS encoding glycoside hydrolase family 43 protein, with amino-acid sequence MKVASPSSAIRKSRRGFALLTGLLCALALLPAVARADNPIVQTIYTADPAPLVHDGRVYLYTGHDEDGSTNYTMKEWRVWSSADMVNWTDHGSPLNLASFGWASANAWAGQAIYRNGKFYWYVPMTVRATGAMGIGVAVSTSPTGPFSDALGHPLVANGEFDPTVFVDDDGQAYLYWGNPHLWYVKLNPDMISYSGSPTQIPLTTAGFGTRPGNTSRPTLFEEGPWVYKRNGLYYNVFAASCCPEFIAYSTAPGPTGPWTYRGTIMPTQGSSFTNHPGVIDFNGNSYFFYHNGALPGGGGYTRSVAVEKFSYRADGTFPTITMTTTGAPQVGTLNPYTRQEAETIAWESGVETEPSGEGGRDVGWLENGDWIKVKGAAFGAGAKTFTARVASATSGGRLEIRLDDAAGTLAGTCTVPGTGGWQTWTSVSCPVTGTAGTHDVYFRFTGGGGYLFNVNWWQFAA; translated from the coding sequence GTGAAAGTCGCGTCCCCCTCTTCGGCGATCCGCAAGTCCCGGCGCGGATTCGCCTTGCTCACCGGCCTGCTGTGCGCACTGGCGCTGTTGCCCGCCGTGGCCAGGGCCGACAACCCGATCGTCCAGACCATCTACACCGCCGATCCGGCACCCCTGGTCCACGACGGCCGCGTCTACCTCTACACCGGCCACGACGAAGACGGGTCGACGAACTACACCATGAAGGAATGGCGCGTGTGGTCGTCGGCCGACATGGTGAACTGGACCGATCACGGATCCCCGTTGAACCTGGCCAGTTTCGGCTGGGCGAGCGCCAACGCCTGGGCCGGGCAGGCGATCTACCGCAACGGCAAGTTCTACTGGTACGTCCCGATGACGGTCCGGGCGACCGGCGCGATGGGCATCGGCGTCGCCGTTTCGACCAGCCCGACGGGCCCGTTCAGTGACGCGCTCGGCCACCCGCTGGTCGCCAACGGCGAGTTCGATCCCACGGTGTTCGTCGACGACGACGGCCAGGCCTACCTGTACTGGGGCAACCCGCACCTGTGGTACGTCAAGCTCAACCCCGACATGATCTCCTACTCCGGCAGCCCCACCCAGATCCCGCTCACCACCGCCGGCTTCGGCACGCGCCCGGGCAACACCTCGCGGCCGACCCTGTTCGAAGAAGGACCGTGGGTCTACAAGCGCAACGGCCTGTACTACAACGTCTTCGCCGCGAGCTGCTGCCCGGAGTTCATCGCCTACTCGACGGCGCCCGGGCCGACCGGGCCGTGGACCTACCGCGGGACCATCATGCCCACGCAGGGAAGCAGCTTCACCAACCACCCCGGCGTGATCGACTTCAACGGGAACTCGTACTTCTTCTACCACAACGGCGCGTTGCCGGGCGGTGGTGGCTACACCCGCTCGGTGGCCGTGGAGAAGTTCAGCTACCGCGCCGACGGCACGTTCCCCACCATCACCATGACCACGACGGGCGCGCCGCAGGTCGGCACGCTGAACCCGTACACGCGGCAGGAAGCGGAAACGATCGCCTGGGAGTCCGGCGTCGAGACCGAGCCGTCGGGGGAAGGCGGGCGGGACGTCGGCTGGCTCGAGAACGGCGACTGGATCAAGGTGAAGGGCGCCGCCTTCGGCGCCGGCGCCAAGACGTTCACCGCGCGCGTGGCGTCCGCGACCTCGGGCGGCCGGCTCGAGATCCGCCTGGACGACGCCGCCGGCACCCTGGCCGGCACCTGCACCGTGCCCGGCACCGGTGGCTGGCAGACCTGGACGAGCGTGTCCTGCCCGGTGACCGGGACGGCGGGGACGCACGACGTGTACTTCCGGTTCACCGGAGGCGGTGGCTACCTGTTCAACGTGAACTGGTGGCAGTTCGCCGCCTGA
- a CDS encoding glycoside hydrolase family 27 protein produces MPVRPLHRVLSLLTATAAALAVAATTPSPPDAAAAPGSPALTPPLGWNSWNSFGCNVSETAVRQAADAMVSSGMKDAGYQYVVVDDCWFDPQRDTQGALRGSPSKFPSGMKALGDYIHSRGLKFGIYQVPTERTCAQRTGTYPGSTGSAGHEAQDAQTFASWGVDYLKYDWCSPAGTRDEQVARFTVMRDALRATGRPIVYSINPNSYHAITGDKYNWGEVADLWRTTEDLLDIWQNGNTNSYPMGVGNVLDVTAPLAAQAGPGHWNDPDMLVVGRPGLSLTESRTHFALWALMAAPLMAGNDIRSMAADVSAILRNPRLLAVDQDRLGAGGRRVRDDGDVEVFAKPLADGSVAVGLLNRGGGTSTVGTTAAQIGLAGSAFTLTDLWTGGTSPTSGPITASVPAHGIAVYRVSGGTPLAATTSRLRGTGSGRCLDVDNASTAPGAGTLIWDCQTAANQLWTTWGNGEIRVFGDKCLDGTASGARVLSQPCTGQDNQKWTFNQDGSLRNVRSGLCLDAEGAATANGTHVILWSCNGQANQRWARA; encoded by the coding sequence ATGCCCGTTCGACCGCTTCACCGCGTGCTGTCCTTGCTCACCGCCACGGCGGCGGCGCTGGCCGTGGCCGCCACGACACCGTCCCCACCGGACGCGGCCGCCGCGCCCGGCAGCCCGGCGCTCACCCCGCCGCTGGGCTGGAACAGCTGGAACAGCTTCGGCTGCAACGTCAGCGAAACCGCCGTCCGCCAGGCGGCCGACGCGATGGTCTCGTCGGGGATGAAGGACGCGGGCTACCAGTACGTCGTGGTGGACGACTGCTGGTTCGACCCGCAGCGCGACACCCAGGGCGCGCTGCGCGGCAGCCCGTCGAAGTTTCCGAGCGGGATGAAGGCGCTGGGCGACTACATCCACAGCCGCGGCCTCAAGTTCGGCATCTACCAGGTGCCGACCGAGCGCACCTGCGCCCAGCGGACCGGCACCTACCCCGGGTCCACCGGCAGCGCCGGGCACGAGGCGCAGGACGCGCAGACGTTCGCGTCGTGGGGCGTGGACTACCTCAAGTACGACTGGTGCTCCCCCGCCGGCACACGGGACGAGCAGGTCGCCCGGTTCACCGTGATGCGCGACGCGCTGCGGGCCACCGGGCGCCCGATCGTCTACAGCATCAACCCGAACAGCTACCACGCCATCACCGGGGACAAGTACAACTGGGGCGAGGTGGCCGATCTCTGGCGCACCACCGAAGACCTGCTCGACATCTGGCAGAACGGCAACACCAACAGCTACCCGATGGGCGTGGGCAACGTCCTCGACGTCACCGCCCCGCTGGCCGCCCAGGCCGGGCCGGGGCACTGGAACGACCCGGACATGCTGGTGGTCGGGCGGCCGGGGCTGTCGCTGACGGAGTCGCGCACCCACTTCGCCCTGTGGGCGCTGATGGCCGCGCCGCTGATGGCCGGCAACGACATCCGCAGCATGGCGGCCGACGTCAGTGCCATCCTCCGGAACCCGCGGCTGCTGGCGGTCGATCAGGACCGGCTCGGCGCGGGCGGGCGCCGGGTGCGCGACGACGGCGACGTCGAGGTCTTCGCCAAGCCGCTGGCGGACGGCTCGGTCGCGGTGGGCCTGCTCAACCGCGGCGGCGGCACCTCGACGGTCGGCACGACCGCGGCGCAGATCGGGCTGGCGGGGTCGGCGTTCACGCTGACCGACCTGTGGACCGGCGGCACGTCGCCGACGAGCGGCCCGATCACCGCGAGCGTGCCCGCCCACGGCATCGCGGTGTACCGGGTGTCCGGCGGCACCCCGCTGGCGGCGACGACGTCCCGGCTGCGCGGCACCGGGTCGGGCCGCTGCCTCGACGTGGACAACGCGTCGACGGCGCCGGGCGCGGGCACGCTGATCTGGGACTGCCAGACCGCGGCGAACCAGCTGTGGACGACCTGGGGAAACGGGGAGATCCGCGTGTTCGGTGACAAGTGCCTGGACGGGACCGCGAGCGGCGCCCGGGTGCTGAGCCAGCCGTGCACGGGCCAGGACAACCAGAAGTGGACCTTCAACCAGGACGGCTCGCTCCGGAACGTCCGTTCCGGACTGTGCCTCGACGCCGAGGGCGCGGCCACGGCCAACGGGACGCACGTGATCCTCTGGAGCTGCAACGGCCAGGCGAACCAGCGCTGGGCACGGGCCTGA
- a CDS encoding arabinofuranosidase catalytic domain-containing protein — MSIRANPARAFVVLAVLVAAALTGAVPAAAAATALTSAASGRCLDVKGAVDTPGTALEIRDCTGQASQAFEFTAAGELRAMSGTRCVDAYGNRTAPGTAVIIWTCTGAANQQWRRNADGTITGVQSGLCLDVTGAATANGTAVILWTCHGQANQRWTTGTPPPSGTGPCDIYASGGTPCVAAHSTVRALFGSYGGKLYQVRRASDNTTRDVGVVAAGGAADAAAQDSFCAGTSCVITVVYDQSGHGNDLWYQGSSVVPGSSQSSPAKATSESLTVGGRKAYSLFINPGNSYWRDGHLTGVPTGGAPEGMYMVTSGKHVNNGCCFDYGNSETTRKADAAGAMDALNFGTQCWFGGCAGTGPWVQADLEWGLYPGGSQSWNPNQRAFTGKFVTAVLKNNGTSRFALRGSDAQSGGLTTLWDGGLPPGYSPMKKQGAIVLGSGGDCCKPGGGANLSAGTFYEGAMVAGYPSDATENAVQANIIAAGYR; from the coding sequence GTGAGCATTCGAGCCAATCCGGCGCGGGCCTTCGTGGTCCTGGCCGTGCTGGTGGCGGCCGCGCTGACCGGCGCGGTCCCGGCGGCCGCGGCGGCGACGGCCTTGACGAGCGCCGCGTCGGGGCGGTGCCTGGACGTCAAGGGCGCCGTCGACACACCGGGAACGGCCTTGGAGATCCGGGACTGCACCGGGCAGGCGAGCCAGGCCTTCGAGTTCACCGCCGCCGGCGAGCTGCGGGCGATGAGCGGGACACGGTGCGTGGACGCCTACGGCAACCGGACCGCGCCCGGCACCGCGGTGATCATCTGGACGTGCACCGGCGCGGCGAACCAGCAGTGGCGGCGGAACGCCGACGGGACGATCACCGGTGTCCAGTCCGGGCTGTGCCTCGACGTGACCGGCGCCGCCACCGCCAACGGCACGGCGGTCATCCTCTGGACCTGCCACGGCCAGGCCAACCAGCGCTGGACGACCGGGACACCGCCGCCGTCCGGAACGGGCCCGTGCGACATCTACGCCTCGGGCGGCACGCCGTGCGTGGCCGCGCACAGCACGGTTCGCGCGCTCTTCGGTTCCTACGGCGGGAAGCTGTACCAGGTCCGGCGCGCGTCGGACAACACGACCCGTGACGTCGGTGTCGTCGCGGCGGGCGGCGCCGCCGACGCCGCGGCCCAGGATTCCTTCTGCGCCGGGACTTCCTGCGTCATCACGGTGGTCTACGACCAGTCCGGGCACGGAAACGACCTGTGGTACCAGGGATCGAGCGTCGTGCCCGGGTCCAGCCAGAGCAGCCCCGCCAAGGCGACCTCGGAGTCGCTCACGGTCGGCGGCCGGAAGGCGTATTCGCTGTTCATCAATCCCGGCAACAGCTATTGGCGCGACGGCCACCTGACCGGCGTGCCGACCGGCGGCGCGCCGGAGGGCATGTACATGGTGACCAGCGGGAAGCACGTCAACAACGGCTGCTGCTTCGACTACGGCAACAGCGAGACGACGAGGAAGGCCGACGCGGCCGGCGCGATGGACGCGCTGAACTTCGGCACGCAGTGCTGGTTCGGCGGCTGCGCCGGCACGGGCCCGTGGGTGCAGGCCGACCTGGAATGGGGGCTCTACCCCGGCGGCAGCCAGTCGTGGAACCCGAACCAGCGCGCGTTCACCGGCAAGTTCGTCACGGCGGTGCTGAAGAACAACGGCACGTCCCGGTTCGCGTTGAGGGGCAGCGACGCGCAGTCGGGCGGCCTGACGACGCTGTGGGACGGCGGGCTCCCGCCGGGGTACAGCCCGATGAAGAAGCAGGGCGCGATCGTGCTGGGCAGCGGCGGCGACTGCTGCAAGCCGGGCGGCGGCGCCAACCTCAGCGCGGGGACGTTCTACGAAGGAGCGATGGTGGCGGGCTACCCGTCCGACGCGACGGAGAACGCGGTCCAGGCCAACATCATCGCCGCCGGCTACCGCTGA